The Flammeovirga yaeyamensis genome segment TAAATACAAGCTTGCACAAAAAATGAGGGAGAAGAGGATGATTGCAAATATGGATGTGTACAAATAGTATTTCCTCAACCCATTTTTATTGATGTAAACAAGGGCATTATAGTAATGCTTCATGCTTAAAGAAGCAGCTTTGAAATAGGATAGTTTAGTATTCATGTTAATCTTCTTTTTCTTGGAATATCAAGTCATCGATATCTTCAAGTAGTTCTTTTACTTGAGGATAAAGACTTTCTCTCACCAAGAATTCAATATGACATAATTCATCAAAAAATTGTTGACCAAAATCGAGATCAAATTTCTTCGCCACTTTCATCACATCGTTCATCTGTGGATAAGCAAATGTGATTTTAATGGTGCGTTGAACAAACTTTTCTTCGATTTCAGCAAGCTGCAATGCTTCTGCAGCCGATGTTTTATAGGCATTAATCAAGCCAGGGACACCTAATTTGGTGCCACCAAAATAACGAACCACCACCACTAAAGTATCCGTGAGGTTCATCGACATAATTTGCCCTAAGATAGGTAAACCTGCAGATCCAGAAGGTTCCCCATCGTCGTTGGCTCTATACTTGGCTTTATCAGGACCTAAAATGTAGGCATAACACCAGTGTCGAGCATCATAATATTCTTTTCTGTAAGCTTTCGCAATCTCTTTCGCTTTCTCTTCTGTCGTCACATGATGAGCTAAAGCGATAAACTTACTTCCTTTATCTTTAAATAGACCTTCACTTGTACCTTTTAAGGTAAGGTATGCATCTTCCATAATCTCTACTCCCCAAAGTGATCTAATACATGATTAATTGCCTCTTGCATCTCTGGTGATAATTGTTGCTCCTCCCAAGGATGCTTGGTGTTGAATGTATGAGATCCTCCTTTAATAACTATATCTTTGATATTCGGTTGAAGCTGTTTTAAATAATGCAATGATTGAAGAGGTACTGTCTCGTCTTCATCACCATGTATACACATCACAGGGATATTTAGCTTTTTGATGTTCAAGGCAATATCTAAACGTCCCTCATTGGCGTAATAATCTTCTGCTACTTGATAATACAATGGCAATTGTTCTTGTGTTCTACCGTTTAAAACATAAGTTACACCATTTTCCTTCCACTCCTTCATCGTTTCCTCGTTGAAACTATCTACTCTTGGAATAGAAGCTAATGTAGCTACTTTCTTAATGCGACTATCTTCAGCAGCTTTTAATAGAACAACACCTCCGCCACGGCTGTGGCCGATAATATTGATTTTATCTAAGTCGATATGATTCAAAGGACACTCTTCTGAGTGCAACCAATCGATCATCATACCGATATCATCTAATTCTTTTGAAAAGTTATTCTGTGCAAAAGCTTCTTTATCCACCACTTCAAAAGGCATGTCTAAAGTGGTGCCATTGCTATGAAAGTTCATCTTGATGCAGCAATAACCGGCATCAGCAAATTGATCGGCGATCATATCAAATGCTCCCCAATCTTTAAAACCTTTAAAACCATGGATAAATAAAACCAAAGGTAGTTTACCTTCTTTAGACCATCTTGCATCTGCAAGGAATCGTTTGCCCTCTTCTTTAGCTTTTAGAATAAATTCAATCTTCTTCATAACCTAAAATTACCAAATTCCATTTAGATACCCTTCGTCTTGGCGTTTTTTGTAGACCATAAATGAAAAACAAAGTCAAATAAAAAAGGCAACAATACGAATATTGTTGCCTCAATGTATATCAAATAGAAGTAGATTATGCTTCTGCCTCTACTTCGTCTTTCTCTACTCTAAGGTTGTTGATAATGAATTTCTGACGATCCATTGTATTTTTACCCATATAGTACGACAGTAAATCTTTGATATTACTGTCCTCACTAAGGATCACAGGATCAAGACGGATATCATCACCAATAAAACCACCGAATTCGTCAGGAGAAATCTCACCCAATCCCTTAAATCGAGTGATTTCTGGCTTACTGCCTAATTCACTTACTGCTTTTTGTTTCTCTTCTTCAGAGTAACAGTAAATCGTTTTCTTCTTGTTTCTAACTCTAAATAGAGGAGTTTCCAAGATATAGATATGTCCTTTTTCTACAAGATCAGGGAAGAACTGAAGGAAGAATGTTAAGATCAATAGACGGATGTGCATACCATCGACATCGGCATCGGTAGCGATAACGATTCTATTGTATCTTAATCCATCAATTCCGTCCTCAATGTTCAAGGCATGTTGGAGGAGGTTGAATTCTTCGTTTTCGTAAACGACCTTCTTCGTTAATCCGAAAGAGTTTAACGGTTTACCTCTCAAACTAAATACGGCCTGACTCTGAACATTACGAGATTTTGTGATACTACCCGATGCAGAATCACCTTCGGTAATGAATAAAGTGGTATTTCTTTTCGACTCTTCCTCACCTTTCTTATCGTTAAAGTGAAGACGACAGTCTCTTAATTTCTTATTATGAAGATTGGCTTTCTTTGCTCTTTCGTTGGCAATTTTCTTTACACCAGCGATTTCCTTTCTTTCTCTTTCAGATTGTTGGATACGCTTTAATAAAGCTTGCGCTACCTCAGTGTTTTTGTGTAAGAAATCGTCTAAGACTTTGCTTACGAAATCGTTTACAAAAGTACGAAGGGTAGGGCCATCAGGACCAATATGAGTAGAACCTAATTTTGTTTTCGTTTGAGATTCGAAAACAGGTTCTTGAACTCTTACCGCTACAGCCGCCACAATTGATGCTCTAATATCTGCAGCATCAAAGTTTTTTCCGAAGAAATCACGTACTGTTTTTACGATCGCCTCTCTAAATGCAGAAAGGTGAGTACCGCCTTGAGTGGTATTCTGACCGTTAACAAAAGAGTGGTAGTTCTCTCCATATTGATTCGCGTGAGTAAATGCAAATTCGATATCTTCACCTCTAAAGTGAATGATAGGATATCTGATCTGCTCTGCGTTGGTTTTTCTTTCTAATAAGTCTTTAAGACCATTTTTAGATAGGTAGCTTTTCTGATTTAGCTTTAAAGTTAAACCAGAGTTTAAGTAAGCATAGTTCCAGAATAAATCATCAAGATAGTCTGGAAGGAACCTATAATTCTTAAAAATGGTATTATCTGGCTTAAAGTAAATGGTTGTACCATTTTTCTCATTGGACTTGGCAATTGGTAAGTCATTTGTAATCTGACCTGCTTCAAACTCAGCCACCTTCTTTTCTCCATTTCTTACAGAAGAAACTCTAAAATAATTAGAAAGTGCGTTTACTGCCTTTGTACCAACACCATTAAGACCCACAGATTTTTGGAACGCATTAGAATCGTATTTGGCACCCGTGTTGATCTTAGATACACAGTCAACTACTTTCCCTAAAGGGATACCACGACCGTAATCTTTTACCAACACCGAACCATCCTCAACGGTAACATCAATCTGTTTACCGAAGCCCATCATGTGTTCGTCAATACTGTTATCTACTACTTCTTTCACCAAGACATAGATACCGTCATCAGGAGCAGAACCGTCTCCTAATTTACCGATATACATACCTGGGCGAAGTCGAATATGTTCACGAGGATCCAGTGACTTAATACTGCTCTCGTCGTAATTATTATTGTTTTCTGCCATAGTTTGTCTTCCTTTCTACACAATAATAGTTTTAAATTTGAACAAAATGAATTCTAACCGGTTAATTTGTCTTATTTTTTAGCAAAAACAAAAGAACTAAGAAACTAAGGAACTAAGCAACTAAGTTTTAGTACTTGTTGTTTTTTTCCAATACCTCATAGTTTCGTTTGCCGAGGGGGTATACTCCTCTTTTGGGAGGATGAGTAGCTTAAGAGAAGTAAAAGAACATGCTATTAAGAAGAAGATTATTTTTTGAAATTACTTCGAGGGGTTTCATCACCTCTCTTATCAAAGAATTATGCTCCCTTAGTTCCTCAGTTCCTTAGTTTCTTAGTTAAAAACGAGCGTTAACTTTGCTACCTGCTACCTAACCCACTCTCTTAATCACCACCAATCTATCTTTCCAGTAAGGAGAGAAAGCAGTTTCCTTTACACCGTCTTTAGAAGAAGTGTAGATGAAGTTAAATCCTTGTGCAGTTTTCTTAGTAATAATTCCACAGTTGCTCACACGGCTGCTTCCCTTTTGAGTAGAAAAGAAAACCAAGTCACCAGGTTGAGCATCTTCTGTTGCTACCTTTTTACCTTGTCTAGCTTGTTCTTGAGATATACGAGCTAATTTTACACCTGCAGCTTCCCAAGATAGCATTGTAAGTGCACTAGCATCAATTCCATTTTTTGATGTTCCAGCACTTTTATACGGAGTACCTACTAAAGAACGAGCCATTTCTACTGCTGTTTCAGCTTTGTCGTTCTGTGTTTTTTCTGATGTAGAAGTTGTTGTAGTAGAAGATTTTTTAACTTCTTCTTTTTTGATGGTTATAGTTGCTTCTTGTTCCTCATTATTTGATTGTGATTCATTAGATGAATCACAAGAGATAAAAGAAGTTAGTCCTAACAGTAGGATAATAGTCGTTGTTGTTTTCATGATGTATATGTTAATGTACTCTTCTGCCGAGTTTATAATATTTTTTCCAATATATATCTGATATTTCATCCTCTCTCACTCCTTTACTTGTGCTTGCATGAATAAAATATTTTCTTCCGTTTTCTACTTTAGAAATCATCCCTACATGTTTGATATAGTTTGATCCTGGCCCAGTAAAGAAAACGAGATCACCAGGCTTTAGACTAGCGAAAGCGACATATTTTCCTGTTTTAGATTGTTCTTGGGAGGTTCTTGGTAATTGTATGTTGGCCGACTGCCAAGATACCAACATCAAACCGCTACAGTCCATTCCTTTTTTAGTCGTTCCACCAATTTTGTATTTCACCCCTTTATAAGACCAAGCAGTTTTTAAAGCTGTCTTTGCTTTTCCGGCAGCCGAAATATTCTTTACTCCTTCTTCTGTAGTAGTCATGGTAGGAAGTTCATCCGAAGACTCTTGTTGGTTGGAAGGTGTAGTGCTTGAGATTCCCAAAGCCGCTGCTTCCCTTTTCTCCACCTCAGTTAACCGATCTTGTCTAGTGGCGTAGGTATATTGTTTTCCCCACTGACATGAAGTTAGTGTAGTAAGACTAATAAAAAAAAAGAAATAATATAAGCGTTTAGTGCTCATGTGTGTCTGCCATTATCGATGGATTCCTAAAATATATCGTTAAAGTAATGTTGAAAAAGTAATATTTCATTTTTACTTAATAACCATGGTTCGACGATAAACATCATTTTCTGTGGAAATATTTATCTATGAACTCAGGTTAATAATCAAGCTAGCAAAAATTATAGCAAAATAAAAAACCCTCTTAGAATATTCGTTCTAAGAGGGCCTTTTTGGGTGATGAACTCTATATTAGAGTTAGATTTTCGCAAGTTTTACGGGCAGCATCTTGTTCTGCTTTCTTCTTACTATATCCAGCACCTTCTGCTTGGACATCACCATCAATAAGAAGATTTACTTTAAACTGCTTACCGTCTTTACCACCTTGCTTTGATACAGTAAACTCTACAGCTTTACTGTTTTTCTGTGCCCACTCAATAATAAGACTTTTAAAATTGGTAGTGGTTTCGATAATTTCCTCAATATCATAATGTCTCATTAGGAGCTTATGAATGATGAAACGTCTTGTGAAATGAAAACCTCTATCTAGATAAATGGCACCAATAAAAGCTTCCATTGCATCTCCATAGATCGATTTGTGACTTAAGGCCGAATTTTTTCTTCCTTCGAAAGCCACCATCTGACTTAAACCGATTTTTACAGCTAAACGGTTTAATGATTCTCTGTTTACAATACGTGATCGAATTTCTGTTAGAAAACCTTCGTCTTTATAGGGGTATCTTTTAAATAAATATTCAGCAACCACCGAACCAAGTACGGCATCACCAAGATACTCTAGACGTTCATTGGATTCTTTAAATCCTTTTATCGCTCCACTTTCGAAAGCAACAGAAGTATGTTGCATTGCTAAATGATAAAGCTTAATGTTGAACGGTTTTCTGCCAGTGATCTGTCGAACCACTCTTGCCAATTCTTTCTCCTGATCATTATAAGAGGACACCCATCGTTTTAAGAGTTTTCCTAAAAACATAAAAAAGGTGTAGTATAAGTCTCGAAAAAAACCGAGGATGAAATTATGTTCATCTGAATTGGATGTAAATTATTACTATCGAATTCTAGATTTACCAAAAATGTGAAAAATAATTAAAATTATTGCAAAGTTTTTAGCAAAATCTTTTTAACTGATAGTAGGATAGTATAAATAATCGTATACGCTATTCATTTAAACCCTTTATGACAACACTCAAATTAAGAAATAAAAAAACCCGTTAGTAGAAAACTAACGGGTTTGAAGTTTCTTTTTTGATTAGTCTGTAACTTTCTTGAAAATCACAGAGAAGTTATGACCACCAAATCCGAATGTGTTTGATAATGCAATATTTACATCACGTTTCTTAGCCTCATTGAATGTACAATCCAATTTCGAATCAAGATTTTCATCAGGAGTTTCGAAGTTGATTGTCGGAGGAATAACACCTCTTTCAATAGACATTAAACAAGCTAAGGCTTCTACAGCTCCAGCAGCACCTAATAAGTGACCTGTCATAGATTTTGTAGATGAGATACTTACATTGTAAGCAGACTCGCCAAATACTTTTTTGATAGCATTCACTTCACCAATATCACCAAGTGGTGTAGAAGTACCGTGAACGTTGATGTAATCTACATCTTCTGGCGTAATGCCTGCATCTTTAATTGCTTCTGCCATAACACGGCTAGATCCTTCTCCTTCCGGATGTGGAGCCGTCATATGGTAAGCATCTGCAGTCATACCACCACCAATTACTTCAGCATAGATTTTAGCACCTCTAGCTTTTGCATGCTCATATTCTTCAAAGATGAATGCACCAGCACCTTCGCCAAGTACAAAACCATCTCTAGTGGCATCAAAAGGTCTAGAAGCAGATGACGGAGAATCGTTTCTAGTAGATAATGCTCTTAAAGCATTAAAACCACCGATACCAGCTTCGCAAACCGCTGCCTCTGAACCACCTGTTACGAATAGGTCAGAAATACCAAAACGGATATAGTTGAATGCATCTACCATGGCGTTTGTTGCCGATGCACAAGCTGATACAGTTGTGAAGTTTGGTCCTTTTAATCCCCAAGTCATAGAAATATGTCCAGGAATTAAATCAGGGATCATCTTAGGAATGAAAAAAGGGTTAAATCTTGGAGTACCGTCTCCGTTGGCAAATGAAGTTACCTCGTCTTGGAAAGACTTAAGTCCACCAATACCAGAACCCCAAATTACGCCAAAGCGGTTTCTATCAACAGATTCAAGATCTAAATTAGAATCATCAATTGCTTGTTTGGCTACAGCAACACCATATTGGCTTACCAAGTCCATTTTACGCAATTCTTTTCTGTCAATATACTCCTTAGCATCGAAGCCTTTCACTTCGCATGCAAATTGTGTTTTGAATTTTGAAGCGTCGAATTTAGTGATAGGTGCAGCACCGCTAACACCTTTCTCTAGATTATTCCAGTATTCTTCGACACTATTACCAAGTGGTGTAATCGCACCAATACCGGTAATAACAACTCTTCTAGGTTTCATAGAAATTTGTCTTTTGGAATATCCAAAAATAAAACAAACCTGACAGATTTAGCATCCTTTTGTTGAGGCGCTTGCTCTATCAGGTTCGCTAGCGTTTGATTCGCTTATTTAAAGGGAGTGTAAACTTATTAGTTTACGTTGTCCTCAAGGTATGCGATCGCGTGACCTACAGTTGTGATGCTTTCTGCTTTATCATCAGGAATTGAAGTGTTGAATTCTTTTTCGAATTCCATGATTAACTCAACAGTGTCAAGTGAGTCTGCACCTAAGTCGTTTGTGAAGCTAGCCTCAGGAGTAACATCTGACTCCTCAACACCTAACTTATCAACGATAATTTGTTTTACTTTTTCTGCAATTTCGGACATCTTAATAACTTTTAGTTGACCAATTGAGTTGCAAAGAAATACAACAAAATTTATTTGTGCAAATATTATTGGTCAAAAGACCGGTATTATATTATGCAAGCATACTTAAGAAAGCTTAAGTCATTGAAAATCAAACTCTTTTTTTCTTTCGAGTTTCTTTTCGAGTTTCTAAATAATTCATAAGTTCTTCCTTCGCTACTCCAATTAAGAACGTAGTTGCCTCATCTCTAAGCATTTTTCCAAAGGAAGGGATCTTGGAATTTTTACTTTCTGATAGTGGAAGTTGACCCGTATTTTTGTTTTCCTTCGCCAGTTTCTTCAAAAACTTTTTCTGACTACGTTTATTGTGGACCTTAAATCCCCATTGTGTAAGACTATAGGCAGCGACTAAAGCAGCGCCGTAGACCATCATTTTCTTTACATCACTTCTAACATCTGTGACCGTATCTGTGGCTACGTTAACTAAGTCTTCTTTATATTTTTTAGTCTCTTCTTTTAACTGAATTTTTTCAGCTTTTAATCGCTCTCTAACTTCGTTGGCAGAGACTTTCGGTTTATTATCTGTAGTTTCACTCATAATCTACACTTGATTTTCTTCATTGATATGGTCAATAGCCTGATCAATTAAAATCAAGAACTGTTGACGAATGCGACCCGTATTGGCGATAATTACACCAAATATCACCAAGCAGAAAACACCTACTATACTGAATCCTGCAAAGGGAGGCCAGGAGAAGATATAATTTACAAAAAGGGCAAAAGCCAAAGCAAAAAAGCAGAAAGCTAAAGTCATAAAGGTCAATAGAACAGTAAAGATGGCCAATAAAGCCAACATGCCCGATAACCCAGTTTTTAACTCAATACTAAATAATTTGGCATAAGTCTCTATCAACTTTACAAAAGACTGAATAATCTTATCAAACCGTTCTTTCTGAAACGCTTGTTCCTCTTCAGTAAAAATTCTATTCCTTATAGAGCTCCTCTTCGACATATATTTTATTCTTTTCCTTTATTAATTTTGATAGAGTATAACAAATATAAAAGTTATAAAGAATATCGAACCTTATTCAGTGCACATTTAACGTATTTCTTAATTAATTGATGAATATTGTTCATCTTTAAATCAACATGTCGATTGTAAATTGATACATTCTACTCCTCCGATAATTAAATTAAAGCATTATCTTTAAAAGAGTATTTGATATTCACAATCAAAATCACTCGATCTATTTTTTATTCTTAATAAGATCTTACTTGATGCTCAAAAGTATTGCACATACGCTTTTTCTACTACTGTGCTTTTCAGTCAATGTATTCAGTCAGCAAATACACCTAACACTATCTCAAGGTCATGTGGGAGAGGTCATCGAAATGGCCATTTCTGATGATGCTAAATTATTGGCTACAGTGGGTGAAGATGGCTCTTTAAAACTATGGAACACAGACGAAAAAAGACTACTTGATACCATTTTTCCACATGAATATGGAGTGTCTACGCTTTGTTTTTCGAACGATAATAAATACCTGGCAACTGCAGGTAAAGATCGTTCTGTAAAAGTATGGAGCTTAGAGGATAGAAAACTTCTTTATCAATACGATTCCTTGGATTACGATATTGTCGAAATGCGATTTGTACAAGGATACCTGCTATTTATAAATAAAGGAGGCATGATCTATCGTTTCGATTGGCAAAAAATTAAATCAACGCCAGACGGCTTGGAAGTGAAAGCCAATTTTGGCAACTTCTCCTCCATAAATTATAATAGAGAAATTAAGTGGTTAGGAGCAGGTTATATGAATGGTATGGTTGGGTTATGGAGAGGGTATGACCGACCAACGATAGAGGAAAAATTACACGACGATTGGGTATCTGATATCGACTTCGTACCAGAAGATTCTTTAGTGATTTCGGCCTCTTGGGACAAAACCATTAAAGTATGGGATGCGAATAATCGAAAAGTGGTATGTACTTTAAAATCACCTGATAATACTCCATTTATTGATATTGTCTACGCACCTTATTTCAAGATTTTATGTGTAAAAACACAAACCGATAGAGTATATTTCTATAAAGTAAACAATGGGATTATCGAAGATGAACCTGTTGGTATTAAGGATGATATGCTATTAATGAAGTTTACTAAAGACCGACGATTTGCCGCATTCACCCACAGGGATGGAAGTTTTTCGTTGTGGTCTTTGCATAAAAATCAAAAGTCCTTTGTAGAAGTAAATTGGAGGCCTCAAGCCAGTTATCCTAAATGTGCTTTGCTGGATCCTAACTCTTCAGAAGTGTCCATCGGTTTATCGAACGGAAAAATTCAAATTTGGCGTCCCAAGGTAAATACAACATCAATCGTGTTTCAAGCCCATGAAGGAAGCATCAACGCTTTATCGTACAATACAGTGAAGCAAACGCATACCACCGCTGGCTCAGATAGCTTATTAAAAATATGGAATAATCGAGGACAAAATCTTCATACTACTAAACTCAATTTTGTAGTGAAATCAATGAAGAATGTCCCTCTAAATAATCATGATTGTATTGGTGGAGATGATGGGGGAGTTTACCTTTTTAACGATATCACTCAGAACTTAAGAAAGCTCTATGATCATAATAGAGATATAATAGAAGTAAGCGTTTCTAATAGTGGGCGTTTTATATCAAGTATAAGTAGCGATCGTTCCTTAAAAATCTATGACTTTAGAGTGAACAAAGTTGTATTCTCTGATTTTATAAGTGATGTACAATTACAAGATGTATCATTTAATGAAACAGACGGGCTACTATTAGTGGGGGGGAAACATCATTTGTTTCTTTTTGATGCTGTGACTTTTAAACTGATTAAAAAAGTAGAAACTGATGCACCTATACAAACCATCAGTTACCTAAATAAATCAGACCTTTGGCTCATTGGTAAGCTTTCGGGAGAGATTGTATTGATGAATGATTCCTTGGAAAAACAAGTCAACCAATTTGACTTCACTTCGATTCCAATGGTGACTTTATTGCCCTTCGAAAAGCAAGATGTTTTCTTCACGGTAAGAAGAGACATGAGTTTGGATTTAATGGATGTGTATCAAGAAGAACCTATGGGTAAACTGATTGTGACCGATGATGGTGATTGGGTACTCAAACATGTTACCGGACTATTTGATGTTGGCGATCTGAATATGGAAAATATCTATTATGTCTACGGTAACGAAACCATCGATTTTGATCAATTAAAAGATATGTATTGGGAGCCCGGATTGGGACAGGAACTTATCGAAAGACAAGAATTAAGAAAGGTACCATCGTTAAGCGATTTAAAATTATATCCTGATGCCGAGGTGGAGCAAAAAGATAAAACCCTATGGATTCATCTTAATGATAGAGGAGGAGGAGTAGGTACAGTGTCACTTTTTATTAATAATAAGGAAGTGATTCATGACCTTAAAGATGTTGCCACTATAGAACAAAAAGATAATAAGGAGTATTATAAGGTACCCATTTCGATGCTCGAAGGTAATTTGATGGATGGTAAGAATAATGAAATCTCTGTGATTGCCACAAACCAAGAAAATACCTTGTCGGGAAGGGGACTGAAGCTACAATACAAAGGGAAAGATGTCGAATTGGAAGTGCCACCAACTTTATATGCTATTGTTGTTGGGGTATCAAATTATAGGGGACGATTACTTGATTTAAGATATGCATCTAAAGACGCTCAAGCCGTAGCTGAGGTAATTGAGGATGGGTCAGAAAATCTATTCGGCATTCAAAATACAGATATCCAATTGATATCGTCTGATGTGGAAGATAACCTTCCATCAAAAGAAAATATTAGGAAAGCATTTAAAAATGTATCCAATAAGGCGAATTCATCAGATGTTTTGTTTGTCTTTTTGGCTGGACATGGAACGGTTGGGGATAATGAAGATGGGGGGAAAGACTTTTATTTCCTCACAAAAGATATGGTCAACTCCGATATCAAAGATCATCATATCAGAACAAATTACTCTATTAATGGATCCGAACTGATGGAGTGGATCAAAGAGATTCCGATTAGTAAGCAAGTCTTTGTGATTGATGCTTGTCATGCCGGTTCCTTTTCGACAAATCAGATTGTTTCTAGAGACGATAACGAAGAAGGGTTGAAAAAGCGTGCCTTAGAGAAAATCCGTTCTAGAACAGGTATGTTTATGTTGTCGGGAGCATCAGCAGATAAAGTAAGCTACGAGTCGTCTATTTTAAAACATGGACTGCTTACGTATTCACTTTTGGATTACATGAAATTCGGTGCCCTAAACGAAGGGAAATTTGTGGATGTTCAAAACCTATTTACCTATGCGATTGACAAAGTGCCTGAATTGGCCGATGATATGCAAGGCGAGCAACAACCCGAATATAGAATGCCAAGAGGAGCAGGTAGTTTTTACATAGGAGAATTGGCTACCGATGATCGAAAAAAGATCATACTATCTCTTCAAAAAAATAGAATTGCCGATATAAATTTTGAGGAGGAGAAGACATGGATAGATCAAAAGGAGATAGAAAAGAAGTTTGTAGAGAAGATCATTTTAAACGATGAAGAGTATCCTTTTTATTATCAAAAAGGAGCGGAAGGAACAGATGTATACGAATTAAAAGGACGATATAAAGTAGGTAAAAAAGGAATCAAGTTAAACTATCGTTTAATTTCTGAGGATAAGCTGATAGGAGAATGGGAGATAACCGCTGAAAATGAGGGAGGTATAGTCGATCAGGTAATCAATCAAATGCTCTTATTATTTGATGAAAACCAGTGAAAATATTTCTCTCACTCAAAATATCTAATGAATAAAAAAAACTAAAAACTACCCTAACACCCTATTAAGTGTAATGTTTCCTTTTGTTTATGTCGTTTCAACTCAATATCTTACTGAATCAAACGATATTGAATCATCGCTTAAATAGGAATAAGACAACGTTTTCTTTTAAGCTGAATTACACTTTTAAACTAACAACATAAGTTCATTGAGCTTAAGTTAACAATGTAACATCTGCTATATGACATTAACGGCCACTTTACATGATTTACCGTTTGCGGATCGCTTATCGGAAAAAGAATTAGAACAACTATCTGCCCTTGCCACTATTATTACTTTTAACGATGGTGAAGTCATTACTGAGCAATTTGCCACCTCAGAAAACTACTATGTATTATTAAGTGGAGGAGTGGCGTATCAATTAAATGTGGGTGACCAAAGGGGTGCCTTGGAAGTGGGGAAGAGTATAGAACAGTGGACACCTATTGGATGGTCGGGCTTTAGAGAACCTTACAGATATGCAACCACAGGTTTAGCAGTTGGCACTACGGAAGTTATTTCTTGGAACAATAAAGAACTAAGACAACTTTTTGATGAATACCCTCAGATAGGGATGCATGTATTGTCATCAAGTTTATTGTTGAGCACCAATTTGCTTAGTAACGCAAGAGAATCTTGGATGCAAGGAGCTGTTGCTGTGAGTACATCAAGTTTTGAAGCCAAAAACAGTTATACCTCATTTCAAGATAAAGGGCCTCAACAAACCGTGATGGACTTTTTTAGACAGAGTTCATTTTTTAATCCTTTT includes the following:
- a CDS encoding IMPACT family protein produces the protein MEDAYLTLKGTSEGLFKDKGSKFIALAHHVTTEEKAKEIAKAYRKEYYDARHWCYAYILGPDKAKYRANDDGEPSGSAGLPILGQIMSMNLTDTLVVVVRYFGGTKLGVPGLINAYKTSAAEALQLAEIEEKFVQRTIKITFAYPQMNDVMKVAKKFDLDFGQQFFDELCHIEFLVRESLYPQVKELLEDIDDLIFQEKED
- a CDS encoding alpha/beta hydrolase family protein, with product MKKIEFILKAKEEGKRFLADARWSKEGKLPLVLFIHGFKGFKDWGAFDMIADQFADAGYCCIKMNFHSNGTTLDMPFEVVDKEAFAQNNFSKELDDIGMMIDWLHSEECPLNHIDLDKINIIGHSRGGGVVLLKAAEDSRIKKVATLASIPRVDSFNEETMKEWKENGVTYVLNGRTQEQLPLYYQVAEDYYANEGRLDIALNIKKLNIPVMCIHGDEDETVPLQSLHYLKQLQPNIKDIVIKGGSHTFNTKHPWEEQQLSPEMQEAINHVLDHFGE
- a CDS encoding DNA topoisomerase IV subunit B; amino-acid sequence: MAENNNNYDESSIKSLDPREHIRLRPGMYIGKLGDGSAPDDGIYVLVKEVVDNSIDEHMMGFGKQIDVTVEDGSVLVKDYGRGIPLGKVVDCVSKINTGAKYDSNAFQKSVGLNGVGTKAVNALSNYFRVSSVRNGEKKVAEFEAGQITNDLPIAKSNEKNGTTIYFKPDNTIFKNYRFLPDYLDDLFWNYAYLNSGLTLKLNQKSYLSKNGLKDLLERKTNAEQIRYPIIHFRGEDIEFAFTHANQYGENYHSFVNGQNTTQGGTHLSAFREAIVKTVRDFFGKNFDAADIRASIVAAVAVRVQEPVFESQTKTKLGSTHIGPDGPTLRTFVNDFVSKVLDDFLHKNTEVAQALLKRIQQSERERKEIAGVKKIANERAKKANLHNKKLRDCRLHFNDKKGEEESKRNTTLFITEGDSASGSITKSRNVQSQAVFSLRGKPLNSFGLTKKVVYENEEFNLLQHALNIEDGIDGLRYNRIVIATDADVDGMHIRLLILTFFLQFFPDLVEKGHIYILETPLFRVRNKKKTIYCYSEEEKQKAVSELGSKPEITRFKGLGEISPDEFGGFIGDDIRLDPVILSEDSNIKDLLSYYMGKNTMDRQKFIINNLRVEKDEVEAEA
- a CDS encoding C40 family peptidase; protein product: MKTTTTIILLLGLTSFISCDSSNESQSNNEEQEATITIKKEEVKKSSTTTTSTSEKTQNDKAETAVEMARSLVGTPYKSAGTSKNGIDASALTMLSWEAAGVKLARISQEQARQGKKVATEDAQPGDLVFFSTQKGSSRVSNCGIITKKTAQGFNFIYTSSKDGVKETAFSPYWKDRLVVIKRVG
- a CDS encoding C40 family peptidase translates to MSTKRLYYFFFFISLTTLTSCQWGKQYTYATRQDRLTEVEKREAAALGISSTTPSNQQESSDELPTMTTTEEGVKNISAAGKAKTALKTAWSYKGVKYKIGGTTKKGMDCSGLMLVSWQSANIQLPRTSQEQSKTGKYVAFASLKPGDLVFFTGPGSNYIKHVGMISKVENGRKYFIHASTSKGVREDEISDIYWKKYYKLGRRVH
- the rnc gene encoding ribonuclease III; its protein translation is MFLGKLLKRWVSSYNDQEKELARVVRQITGRKPFNIKLYHLAMQHTSVAFESGAIKGFKESNERLEYLGDAVLGSVVAEYLFKRYPYKDEGFLTEIRSRIVNRESLNRLAVKIGLSQMVAFEGRKNSALSHKSIYGDAMEAFIGAIYLDRGFHFTRRFIIHKLLMRHYDIEEIIETTTNFKSLIIEWAQKNSKAVEFTVSKQGGKDGKQFKVNLLIDGDVQAEGAGYSKKKAEQDAARKTCENLTLI
- the fabF gene encoding beta-ketoacyl-ACP synthase II; translation: MKPRRVVITGIGAITPLGNSVEEYWNNLEKGVSGAAPITKFDASKFKTQFACEVKGFDAKEYIDRKELRKMDLVSQYGVAVAKQAIDDSNLDLESVDRNRFGVIWGSGIGGLKSFQDEVTSFANGDGTPRFNPFFIPKMIPDLIPGHISMTWGLKGPNFTTVSACASATNAMVDAFNYIRFGISDLFVTGGSEAAVCEAGIGGFNALRALSTRNDSPSSASRPFDATRDGFVLGEGAGAFIFEEYEHAKARGAKIYAEVIGGGMTADAYHMTAPHPEGEGSSRVMAEAIKDAGITPEDVDYINVHGTSTPLGDIGEVNAIKKVFGESAYNVSISSTKSMTGHLLGAAGAVEALACLMSIERGVIPPTINFETPDENLDSKLDCTFNEAKKRDVNIALSNTFGFGGHNFSVIFKKVTD